Within the Echinicola sp. 20G genome, the region TCCAATATTACAGGCTTGGCTTTTAGAATACACAGTAACTAAAATAGGCTTGTTACCATTGATAAACTTGATGTCGCCAGGACCAAAATTAAAACTTCTGAATTCTCCCTGATCCAAAGTAGCCACATTCACGCCATCAAAACTTATTTGGGTATCATCCTCTGCTGCTATAATTTTTACCAGTTCTCCTGATGACCTATCCTTCAAAGGAATGTGGATAAATTCAAGCCCCCAAGTATTAATGGGGTACATTTGCTGAAATAAATGATCATTTGCTGATCCGCATTCCCCTACGCCAGTCCATTTATTCCCTCCAAACACAGCAATATTTTTACAATCATCAGCATTACTGCCTATTACCCTCACCCTGCTTCCTGTTAAGTCACTTTTTGATTTAAGCTGATAACTTTGACCCGCGTTCAAGGCGATTTGAAAGGGGGCGTTAGCTGTTTTCCCATCAATTGTTCTTTGTGAAGGCGTGATTTCAACTGTGGTATTATCTTCTACTCCTACCACCAACATCAGACTTTCATCATTTTCATTTAAGTTTACTCCCACGTTGCCACTAGGTGAGTTCTCGTAATGAGAAGCCACATAATAATCCTTGCCTAGGGTTGATACTGGCAACACCACTGTTCCATCCGCACTTCTCAATCTTTCATTGAAGGCATAAACTGAAATTTTACCATTAGCAATTACATGAACTCCTTTATTCTCAATTCTACCAGAGTTTCTATGCAACAGATCCTGTTGGGACTCTGGTATTCTTAAGGTGTAGTTCTGGCCTGTTTGAAGATTAAAATTATAAGTTAAACCACCTTGAAAATTACTTAAATCAATTGTTCCCTGAGCTGGTTCATTCGCAGAAATGACAATAACTGCTGTTCCATTCTGTCCATTGGTATTATTCTCCATAAACCCAAACCAAAACTCTTTGCCCACAGTGGTAAGTTGAGCTTGAACAGATGTTAAGCAAAAAAACATCATTAAACAGAGGGCAATGGACTTGTATAATCTCATTTGAACTATAAACGGAATTGTTTATTTAAACCAAATAATCAAGTTGGTCATAATTTTGATTTTGTTAAATAAGTAATTAAAAGTGTATTTTCTTTCATAAATACTTATTTTTTCACTTTTAAATCCTTGCTTCTTTTCTAAATTAATTATCCTTTATTTTTTTTTACTTCTCCTCACATCTGTTTTTTTAATTAATCAATTGTACAGTTCCCATGATGGTTTTTCTAAAGGTACTTTCATTAAGCTCATACCAGTATTCCAAAACATAATTGTATGTATTTGACAAAGCCTGTTTACCAGAAACCTTCCCATCCCATGCGGAACCTCCAGCATAAATCAGCTCTCCCCACCTGTTATAGATAATTAATTTATAATTCAGAGGACAGTTAGAAACAGGCTCAAAGTAAGGTTGATCACTATTTTTTGACAAATCAAATGCATTTGGCATACGTACAATCGGTGCCATTTCATCTAATGCTGCACTTCCAAAGCTAATACAGCCATTTTGATCAATTACTGTGACAGTATAATAACCTTTAGGAACTTCATACAATGAAGCCCCTGTTTGTTCGTTAAAATCCCACGTATACTCAAATGGCTCCTGCCCCCCAGAAGGAATTGCAAATAATTCTCCATCTTTTCCTCCGGGGCAACTTCTTCTAATTACATCCACTCCTACTTCTAAGGGTTCTGGGCTTTTTACTTCAAATGTAATCGGGTAAGTACAGCCATTAGCATCTGTGATTGTAAATTGATGTTCGTCACTTGACAAATTATTCAGTATCATGCCCTCACTGGATATAGTAAATTCTTCATGATCTATAAAATAGGGCTCTGTTCCTCCTCTAATATCAATATAAGCCATGCCATCAGCTCTACCATAGCAACTAGTACTTGAAACCTCGGTTACAACGGCCTCTAATATTTCAGGATAGCTAATATTTATATCATCTATAACTTTTTGACAGCCATTTGCATCGATGACAATGACTTTATATACCCCTTCATCTAAATTATTTAGTGTGGGGGTATTTAAACCAGGTTCATGGTCCCACAAAAAAGTATATGGTCCACTACCACTCAATACCTCAATGTTAACATTGGCACTTTGATCATCAAAACATAAACCTTGATTAACTTGTACATCTACTTTGAGTTCTTCCCTTATAGAAACCTCCAAAACATCAGAGACTCCCATGCAGTTTCCGTTATTAGACTCTGAGAACCAAATTTCCCCTACCACACCAGGCACATTCCATTTGACCTTTACCAATGTGTCATACCTTCCGGAAATTATTTCGCCATTTGAAATAAACCATTCAAATTTCCTTTCGGGCAGTACATTATTAGCTGAATATTCAAAATGTATATTAGTATCAAAACAAACTTCCTCTTGCCCTGTGGGCTGTTCAGGAGAAATTTCATCGCTTATATTTACTTCCAATGAAATCGGCATGCCAGGACACCCCTCATATGTAAAAGGAAGTAACTTTAATTCTGCCTTTTCATTATTTTCTTTCCATCTAACCCTGACTTTATCTCTTTCCTGACTTATTATTTCACCGCCTTCAGCTTCCCAATAAAAATTTTCAATATTGCTTTTGTTTAATAATTCATATTCGATTTCCTCAAACGGACACACAACAACGGCTCCTGCAATTTCTCCAAGTGTTTCCAATACTTCTACCTCAAACACAATATCTTCTTGTTGATCACAGGAATTCTGACTTACTGCAGCACTAATGGAAACGGTGTAAACACCTGGCTGCTCATATGTATGATAGACATTCTGACCTATTTCTATTGCTGACCCATCCCCAAAATCCCATTGAAAATAGGTAAAAATAGGGTTTTCAGGCAAAATTGACCAAACCGCTTCCTGATCTAGACAAGCTACTTTATCACCAAACACCTCAAATTCATACTCAGAACCTACCTCAAAGTTTAAATTTTCCAAATTTGCTCCTACTGAGTATCCATAGGATTCTAAATAACCAAACCCATAAACATACCCAATAAAACCACTTTCATTTTGTAAGTGGTGAGAACCACTAGTGATAACCAATCTAGCATAAGAAAAAACTGGATTTCCTGGAACAACCTGAAAACTGCCCCCTATCCGCTGTCCATCTAAGAATGTTTTATCAATTTCGGAAGAATAAACAATTACATTGACATAGTTTTGTTCTATGGACAAGATATCTAGCGCCTCAAAGGTGACATCCCTTAACAACTGCTGATTAGGACTATAACTTATGGTAAATGGATCACCATATGTATAACTATCCACCCCCTCTTCATTACACATCTGACTTTTGGCAAAAACAGATACATTAGATGGTTTACTGGTTTCAATAGCTGCAATTTCATTTTGGCCAAAATCTATGGAAGAAAACTGACCTGCAGATAAGGTAGCATGATATTCTCCGTTAATCGTTACCTTAGTATCATCTTCTGAAGCTAATATTTTGACCAACTCACCAGATGTTCTGCTTTTCAAAGGAACATGAATAAATGATGTTCCCCAAGAACTAATTGGGTAAACCTGCTGGAATAAATGGTCATTGGCTTCTCCACATTGGCCAACTCCCACCCATTTACTTCCTCCAAAAACAGCCACATTTTTACAATCATTAATATCATCTCCCAAGACCCTCACCCTTGATCCAGTCAAATCAGCTCTTGCCCTAAGCTGCATACTTTCTCCTTCATTAAGAATCAATATAAAAGGAACATTGGCTTGCCGACCATCATCAGTAGTCACAGATGGAGTAATTTCAACCTTTGTATTATCCATAACACCCACCACCAGTAAAAGGCTTTCATTTTTTTCATTAAGTTTAACCAAAAGATTTTCGCTTTCTGGACCAATCTCAAAGTGAGAGGTGACCAAATAATCTTTTCCTAAGGCAGAAATGGGCAATACCACCGTCCCATCTGCACTACGATAGCGTTCATTAAATGCATATACCGATACTTTTCCGACAGAAGAAATAAATATTCCTTTCTTCTCAAGGACTCCTGATGTCCGATGCATTAAGTCTCTTTGGTATGTTGAAACCCTCAAAGTATAGCTTTCACCGGCCTGTAAATCAAAATTGACCGTCCAGTTTGGAGAAAAGTTTGAAAGATCAATCGTTCCCTGAGCTTGTTCATTTGCAGTAATTATCAACACTGCATTTCCGCTACTTTCTTCTGTATAATTCTCCATAAAACCTACCCAAAATGCTTCGCCCACAGTTGTCAACTGCGCATTTACAGCATGAGCTGTCGAAAAAAAGATCGCTACCGTTACTAAACAAATGGACCAAAAACACTTCATTTTGAATCAATTATTTTAAAAATGCCACTATCAAATAGCTTATGTCATTCACATCATATACAAGATGAATGAAGAGCAGTTCAAATGCAATTATACAACCAATGAATTATTTATCAAGAAACATAAAACAAACAATAATTTCTCAAATCAAAACAATAAGCAATGATATCACTATACGTTCCTAATATTACTTACGAGTTGTTCTAAGAAACTCAGTTATACTTACCAATCATTTAATTTATTAAAAACAATTTTAGCAAATAACTAATAAAACATATGTAATTTTACGAACTAAGCAGAATATAATCGTGTTTACATTAAATCGCATTATTTTGATGCGAGGCATAAAGAGAAAGTGAGATGAGCAAGAAGCAGTATTTTGTAGTTATTCTAATTTTAGGTGCCTTGAGCACCATCAGCCCTTTTTCTATAGACATGTACCTTCCAGGTTTTCCTTCCATTGCGAAAAACTTGGGGACTGACATTGCCAAGGTGCAGCTTTCTCTTACAAGTTATCTGATTGGTATTGCCATCGGTCAATTGTTCTATGGGCCTTTGTTGGATAGATTTGGAAGAAAAAAACCTTTGTATGTTGGCCTCATCATTTATGTATTGGCCTCAATTGCTTGTGCTTACACTACCAATGTTGAAAACTTGATCATCATGCGTTTCTTTCAAGCGATTGGAGGTTGTGCCGGGATGGTTGCTGCTCAAGCTATGGTAAGGGATGTTTTTCCTGTAAACAAAACCGCCCAGGCAATGGCCTTGTTAATGTTGGTCATTGCTGTTTCACCAATGATCGCACCTACGCTTGGCGGATATGTAACTGCCCATTATTCTTGGAATGCAGTATTCTTAATCCTAGCCAGCATCACTTTGGTAATCATAGTGGCCTCCTATTTCTTCTTACCTGATGGCGCCACTCCGGACAATGAGATCTCATTAAGACCAAAGCAGGTAGTAAAGAAATATGTGGAAGTAACCAAAAATCGTCAGTTCTTGGTTTATATGTTGATTGGAGGCATTGCTGGTGCTGCGCCTTTTGCCTACATCTCTGGCTCTGCAGATGTATTTATGAACATCTATCAAGTTTCGGAACAGCAGTACGGTTGGATCTTCGCTTTATTGGCTACGGCCATGATTGGATCCACTCAGCTGAATCACATATTACTAAAGAAATTTAGCAGTGAGCAAATCATCAAAGTGGCTTTGACTTATCAAACCATCATTGGATTTATCATGATCCTTGGGGTTTGGAACAATTGGTTGAATGTCTATACTTTGATAACACTCATGTTTGTTTTCTTAACCGGACATGGTTTGTGTAACCCAAATGCTGCGGCCTTGACCCTGGCTCCATTTTCCAGAAATGCAGGAAGCGCTGCTGCCATGATGGGAAGTATGAGGATGGCAATGGGTGGTGTGGTTTCTGCAGCCGTCAGTATATTCCATAATGATACTGCTAGCCCAATGGTCATCATGATGAGTTTCTGTGCAGTAGGTGGATTACTGACATTAATCGTGGATACTCATTTAAAAAAAACAGAAAGAAAAAGAAAGGCCCTAGAAGAAGAGCAACATTCCATGGCCATGTAAATATTGATTAACAGTCGATTGATACAATTAATCCCGGTGTTCTGATTTTCAGTTCCCGGGATTTTTTACATCAGCACTCCCATAAAATCAAACAGTAGAAGCTTTCATCAAATAAAGGTACTTCTCTTTTGATTTAGCAGCTAATTTGATTCCCAGCCCCAATAAAATTTGTATCTTTGGCACTTGTAAAAACAGAAGCGAAATAATTCATGATTTCAGTTGATAATCTTTCCCTAAAGTTCGGAAAAAGAACCCTTTTTGACGAAGTAAACCTCAAATTCACACCAGGCAATTGTTATGGTGTTATCGGCGCGAATGGTGCCGGAAAATCTACTTTTCTAAAGATCCTTTCCGGAGATCAGGACAGCACATCAGGAAGTATCAATATTACTCCAGGACAGCGTATGGCTGTTTTGAAACAGAACCACTTTGAGTTTGATGAAATCGAAGTCCTGAAAACCGTCATCATGGGCCATAAAAAGCTCTATTCGATCATGGAAGAAAAGGATGCCATATATTTGAAACCTGACTTTTCTGAAGAGGATGGTATTCGGGCTTCTGAATTGGAAGCGGAATTTGCTGAAATGGATGGTTGGAATGCCGAGTCAGATGCAGCTGCCATGCTTTCTGGCCTTGGCATCTCTGAAGACCTTCACTACGTCCAAATGAAGGAGCTTGC harbors:
- a CDS encoding PKD domain-containing protein, whose product is MKCFWSICLVTVAIFFSTAHAVNAQLTTVGEAFWVGFMENYTEESSGNAVLIITANEQAQGTIDLSNFSPNWTVNFDLQAGESYTLRVSTYQRDLMHRTSGVLEKKGIFISSVGKVSVYAFNERYRSADGTVVLPISALGKDYLVTSHFEIGPESENLLVKLNEKNESLLLVVGVMDNTKVEITPSVTTDDGRQANVPFILILNEGESMQLRARADLTGSRVRVLGDDINDCKNVAVFGGSKWVGVGQCGEANDHLFQQVYPISSWGTSFIHVPLKSRTSGELVKILASEDDTKVTINGEYHATLSAGQFSSIDFGQNEIAAIETSKPSNVSVFAKSQMCNEEGVDSYTYGDPFTISYSPNQQLLRDVTFEALDILSIEQNYVNVIVYSSEIDKTFLDGQRIGGSFQVVPGNPVFSYARLVITSGSHHLQNESGFIGYVYGFGYLESYGYSVGANLENLNFEVGSEYEFEVFGDKVACLDQEAVWSILPENPIFTYFQWDFGDGSAIEIGQNVYHTYEQPGVYTVSISAAVSQNSCDQQEDIVFEVEVLETLGEIAGAVVVCPFEEIEYELLNKSNIENFYWEAEGGEIISQERDKVRVRWKENNEKAELKLLPFTYEGCPGMPISLEVNISDEISPEQPTGQEEVCFDTNIHFEYSANNVLPERKFEWFISNGEIISGRYDTLVKVKWNVPGVVGEIWFSESNNGNCMGVSDVLEVSIREELKVDVQVNQGLCFDDQSANVNIEVLSGSGPYTFLWDHEPGLNTPTLNNLDEGVYKVIVIDANGCQKVIDDINISYPEILEAVVTEVSSTSCYGRADGMAYIDIRGGTEPYFIDHEEFTISSEGMILNNLSSDEHQFTITDANGCTYPITFEVKSPEPLEVGVDVIRRSCPGGKDGELFAIPSGGQEPFEYTWDFNEQTGASLYEVPKGYYTVTVIDQNGCISFGSAALDEMAPIVRMPNAFDLSKNSDQPYFEPVSNCPLNYKLIIYNRWGELIYAGGSAWDGKVSGKQALSNTYNYVLEYWYELNESTFRKTIMGTVQLIN
- a CDS encoding Bcr/CflA family multidrug efflux MFS transporter, translating into MSKKQYFVVILILGALSTISPFSIDMYLPGFPSIAKNLGTDIAKVQLSLTSYLIGIAIGQLFYGPLLDRFGRKKPLYVGLIIYVLASIACAYTTNVENLIIMRFFQAIGGCAGMVAAQAMVRDVFPVNKTAQAMALLMLVIAVSPMIAPTLGGYVTAHYSWNAVFLILASITLVIIVASYFFLPDGATPDNEISLRPKQVVKKYVEVTKNRQFLVYMLIGGIAGAAPFAYISGSADVFMNIYQVSEQQYGWIFALLATAMIGSTQLNHILLKKFSSEQIIKVALTYQTIIGFIMILGVWNNWLNVYTLITLMFVFLTGHGLCNPNAAALTLAPFSRNAGSAAAMMGSMRMAMGGVVSAAVSIFHNDTASPMVIMMSFCAVGGLLTLIVDTHLKKTERKRKALEEEQHSMAM